The following are encoded together in the Humulus lupulus chromosome 5, drHumLupu1.1, whole genome shotgun sequence genome:
- the LOC133833947 gene encoding uncharacterized protein LOC133833947: MRHFKKWVIGLKKNDKPISLLAGSCTVKWFIQLLTPRTWLDGLHIDAALGLMKERVYTYKKPYSERFTIVDSMFQQFFEPHWEQFNKKKIKSSYIWPQEVLDYLVGDDNNFKRSWKDIDEVFTPINFSGTHWVLLEISLTSCLIKAYDSDITVVSNKEIENKMSRWGKMLPFLIQSSGLLSHRKDVQLQAQKVRFEFTRLGTEKVPQTKTSGDCGVYVIKHLEYLLAKKPLSEVNDDNMDFFRKKTCVDLFYHNLQP; the protein is encoded by the exons ATGAGACATTTTAAGAAATGGGTAATTGGTTTAAAAAAGAATGATAAGCCTATTTCTCTCTTGGCTGGTTCGTGCACTGTGAAATGGTTTATTCAGCTACTTACACCACGTACATGGCTGGACGGACTG CACATTGATGCAGCTTTAGGGTTGATGAAAGAACGAGTGTACACTTACAAGAAGCCTTACTCCGAAAGATTCACCATCGTGGATTCTATGTTCCAACAGTTCTTCGAACCACATTGGGAACAATTCAACAAGAAGAAAATCAAATCAAGCTACATTTGGCCACAAGAAGTGCTTGATTACTTGGTAGGTGATGATAACAATTTCAAAAGGAGTTGGAAAGACATTGACGAAGTGTTTACCCCAATTAATTTTTCTGGGACACATTGGGTGTTGTTAGAGATATCATTGACAAGCTGTCTTATAAAAGCTTATGACTCTGATATCACTGTGGTCTCCAACAAGGAGATTGAGAATAAAATGAGCAGATGGGGAAAAATGCTACCATTTCTAATTCAATCCAGTGGGCTGTTAAGCCATAGGAAAGATGTCCAACTACAAGCACAGAAAGTGCGTTTTGAGTTCACAAGACTTGGCACAGAAAAAGTGCCACAAACCAAAACTAG TGGCGATTGTGGGGTATATGTCATCAAACATCTGGAGTACTTGCTAGCCAAAAAACCGCTATCCGAAGTAAATGACGACAACATGGATTTCTTTAGAAAAAagacttgtgtagatttgtttTACCATAACTTACAACCATAG